From Cytobacillus sp. IB215665, the proteins below share one genomic window:
- a CDS encoding small multi-drug export protein, giving the protein MIWTYFIIFLLAAIPFFEVLLIVPVAIIGGIPAIPVIIIAFLGNLLTIILLIVFVDSVRNWRKKKKGNKEKSESKNKRAKNIWDKYGLPGLAFIGPFFVGSHLTALLAISFGGTRTKTLVLMTFSIAIWAILLGSAAYLGFDSLVKDEEGFGFITRLLDLNK; this is encoded by the coding sequence TTGATTTGGACATATTTTATTATCTTTTTGTTAGCAGCAATCCCATTTTTTGAAGTATTACTGATAGTGCCAGTTGCAATTATTGGTGGTATTCCAGCAATTCCAGTTATCATTATTGCCTTTTTAGGGAATTTATTAACGATAATTTTACTTATTGTGTTTGTAGACTCAGTTCGCAATTGGCGTAAGAAGAAAAAAGGCAATAAAGAAAAAAGCGAATCTAAAAATAAACGCGCGAAGAATATTTGGGATAAATACGGATTGCCTGGCTTAGCATTCATAGGGCCGTTTTTTGTAGGTAGTCATTTAACAGCACTATTAGCTATCTCATTCGGCGGTACACGTACAAAAACTTTAGTATTAATGACATTTAGTATCGCAATTTGGGCAATTTTACTTGGTAGTGCAGCATATTTGGGTTTTGATTCTTTAGTAAAAGATGAAGAGGGTTTTGGTTTTATCACAAGACTTTTAGATTTAAATAAATAA
- a CDS encoding HEAT repeat domain-containing protein: MENHNELIKSEMNQLLTSNSLNNSLQSIQAMGAMKGKAVPTLRETIRNNEDSDLKTMAIIVLGEIGESASVAIPEVLNELILATNDQIRMASSLYLVKIGNKSIHSLKEVISNNTDDEARFWCCWALAMIDPNEMDEGSTSILLKVEKKTQDIIKKSAAQEALAKLIGNTIKNNDFK, from the coding sequence GTGGAAAATCATAATGAGCTCATTAAATCAGAGATGAATCAACTATTAACAAGCAACAGCCTAAACAACTCATTACAAAGTATTCAAGCTATGGGGGCTATGAAAGGAAAAGCGGTGCCAACCTTAAGAGAAACAATTAGAAATAATGAAGACAGTGATTTAAAAACGATGGCTATTATTGTTTTAGGGGAAATAGGAGAAAGTGCTTCTGTAGCAATACCTGAGGTACTTAACGAACTAATACTAGCTACAAATGATCAAATAAGAATGGCATCAAGCCTTTATTTGGTAAAGATAGGTAATAAAAGTATACATAGTTTAAAAGAGGTAATATCCAATAATACCGATGATGAAGCGCGCTTTTGGTGTTGTTGGGCTTTAGCTATGATTGATCCAAATGAAATGGATGAAGGTTCAACATCAATCCTATTAAAAGTAGAGAAAAAAACTCAAGATATAATTAAAAAGTCAGCCGCTCAAGAAGCTTTAGCAAAATTAATAGGAAATACAATAAAGAATAATGATTTTAAATAA